From the genome of Oscillospiraceae bacterium:
TTTCAAGTTGGAATTTGATTCGGGGACGAAAAAGCGTGGCGGATCATGAAACTTACCAAATATGAGCGGGAGACGATCATCTGCTACAACGAGGAAGAAACGACGGCCAGCGTCTATACGCACAATAAGAAACTCATTCAAAAGCTCAAACGCCTCTCGGGAAAATACCCCGACAAGGTAAAGCTGGAACGCCCGGAGCATCGCGGGGCCGTCAGCTATCTTGTCCCCAAACGCTGTGTTTCCGTCCGGGAACCGTACAGCGACCGGCGGCGCGAAGTCGACAGTTTACGGGCCAAAACAGCGAAAATACGCCCTCCCGACAGGAGCATACGCTCCGAAAATAAATAATGAGCGCGCTCCCGCATAGGTTTATCCCGGCCTGTGCGGGGGCGCACTTTTTTTAATTCTATGAGCTGTGAAAGGAGCAAAACTATGCCCGAAGAAAACAAGGAACGGCTGAAAGAAATCACCGACAGCATCGAACAGGGCATCCAAAACCTGTTTCAGAGCGACCGATACGCGCAGTACCTCCGTACCATGTCCCGGTTCCACCGTTATTCCGTCAACAATACCATGCTCATCTACATGCAGAAGCCTGACGCCACTCTTGTCGCCGGGTTTAATAAATGGCGCGATCAGCTCAGCCGGAATGTGATGCGGGGCGAAAAGGGAATCAAAATTATCGCGCCGACTCCGTTCAAAAAGAAAATCGAGGAAGAAAAACTCGACCCCGATACCAGAATTCCCATGCGGGACGCGGACGGCAACATCATCATGGAGGAAAAGGAAATCAAAATACCCATGTATAAAGTAGTTTCCGTTTTTGACGTGTCGCAGACCGAGGGAAAACCGCTGCCGATGTTGGCCAACGATCTCACGGGAAATGTGAAGCAGTATGAGATTTTCATGGAGGCGCTGCGGCGCTCGTCCCCCGTCCCGTTTGCTTTTGAAACGATGGAGCCGAACACGGACGGCTATTTCAGTGAAAAAGACCAGCGTATCGCCATCCGGTCCGGCATGAGCGAGGTACAGACCGTCTCCGCCGCCGTCCACGAAATCACTCACGCCACGCTGCATAACTATGAACAGGCTCGCCTTGCCGCCGCCAAGAGTGATGAAACCGCCGAACCGCCCAAGCCGAAAGACCGGCATACTGAGGAAGTGGAGGCCGAGAGCGTTTCCTATGCCGTCTGCCAGTATTACGGCATTCAGACCGGCGAAAACAGCTTCGGCTATATCGCTTCATGGAGCCGCGACAAGGAATTGCCGGAGCTGCGAGCCTCTCTGGAAACGATCAATAAAACCGCTTCCGGCCTTATCACCGACATTGACCGGAACTTCCGCGAGGTCTTAAAAGAGTATGATCCCGTTCTGGAGCAGTTTGCCGGGGACGTATATCAGTACACGGCCTCCGTGATGGAGCCGCCGTTTCCTTTGAATTCCATCGAGGAAGAAGTCCCGGCTACCGTGGGAGATTTGAAAAGCGGTTACGGAAAAGACACCCGTGCGGCCATTTTCAATGCTGCCAAGGTTGAGGGCGCAGCGTCCCCGGATGAGCTTCTGCGGCGGCTGGATGAAATCGAAAAGATCTACCCGCCGAGGGAAACCGAGGCGATATATTTGCTGGATAACGCCGCATACCTCTATTTGAAGGAAAACGAGGACGGGTACGGCTACACCCTTTACGATAAGGGAAGTCTGCGGGAAACGGCAAGCGGATTTGCCGACGAGGGCGTCAGTTCCATCCAGACCGCGTATCAACAGGCACTTGTCCTTGAAAATCTGGCTCCCGAAACCTCGGAAAAGGTGCCGCTTGACATTCTTCGGGATATTGCCGCCGTGCATGAACAGGACGTACAGGAATATATCCGCAAAAATAATTTGAGCATGGGGGATCATCAGAATCCCGTGCCGGAGGCACAAGATGCCCCTACATCTTCAAAAGAAGCCGGTATGCTGCCGGACGCACCAGAGCTGGCGCTCGACGAATACCCCATGCCGGATTCGGACCTGACCGTGGCCGATCTGGAAGCCTGTGGGTATCTGGATGGCGATTTGCTGCCGCTCTCCAAAGACCGGGCGCTGGAGCTTTTTGAGCAGGACCTCACTGTTTACATGATCGAGGACGGCGGCGCAAGCATGGCGTTCGACCCGGATGAGATTCAGGCCCATAGCGGCCTGTTCGCCGTGAGCCGCGAGGAATGGGAGGAAAACCGGGAGTTTTCCGCAGCTATAGAGGACCGGATGAAACATCAGGAACAGCGGGAAGCCGCTTTTTTAAACACCTCTCAGGACGCTTTCGCCATCTATCAGGTGAAGGGCGGCGACGAGTTGCGCGACATCCGGTTTGAGCCGCTCAGTTGGCTGGAATCCAAGGGCGTTTCCGTGGATCACGGCAACTATGATCTTGCCTATACCGCCCCGCTTACCGATACCGGCATTACGGATGAAAAACTGGCCGTTTTGTGGGACAGATTCAACAACGATCATCCCGCCGACTATCACAGGCCGAGCCTGTCCGTCAGCGACATCGTTGCGCTCAAACAGAACGGTGTTGTATCCTGTCATTACGTGGACAGCTTCGGTTTCAAGGAGATCCCGGCTTTCCTGAAACCGGAAAACTACCTGAAAAACGCGGAAATGTCGATGGAGGACGATTACGACATGATCGACGGCATCATCGACAACGGAAAAAATCCAACCGTTGCGGAGCTGGAGCAGCAGGCCAAGTCAGGCCAGCCGATTTCCCTTCTGGATCTTGCCGAGGCGTCGCGGAGGGAAAACGACGAAAAGAAGAAATCCGTTGTGGAGCAGCTCAGAAATCAGCCGGTCAGCCGGGAACATAAAAAAGCAGCGCCCGACAGAGGCGCGGAAATGGAGAGATAATATGTTTACCAACGATGAAATCAACCTGATGTGCATTTACAATACCGGGACGCGGGAGGGCCTGATTGCGGAACTGACGCAGATGCGCGGCTATCTCGGCGCGGCGGAAACGGAACTTCTGGCCCTGACAGATTCCGCGCTGGGAAAGCTTCGAAATATGAGTGATGTGGAGTATGCCGCGCTCGACCTGTTGCCGGATTTTGACGCAGAGTCTGAGTAACAGCCTTAAATCTTTGGTGACATTTCTCAGAATAAGGGTTATACTTAACAATGGTGATTTAAGCTGTATATTATTTATAATTTAATTGAGCGTTAGCTGGAATGTTATAGGCTTCTTACAGAAAACTTTTCAATTTGTGAGCTTTTTAATCAATAGAAAAAAGCTTGTATCTTTGCTAATTGTATGATATCTTTATATTAAATTAATAGAACCTATTCTCACCACCGGGTGGGATATTAAGGGTACTCAAAGCTTTGCCGTAGGTACGGCATACCGAAAGGTATGTTATAAGGCGAAGCTTTGAGTATCCTTTTTATTAGGTTCAAAAGGAGGAACGATATGCAAATCAAACCGTTCAAAGTGGAAGAGTGGATGAACGCCTATGAAGCGGATGCGCGCTTCAACATTGCTGAAACCTGCGTGGATTCTGTATCCTTGGATGAACTGTTCTCTCTGACCGGCGAGGACAAGGCGGCATTTCTGCAACAGTTCTGTGCCAAGCGGCTGACCTATGGTGATATCGAAGGTGCGCCCTTGTTCCGGCAGGGGGTATGCGGACTTTATAAAACGATTCATCCCGAAAACATTGTGCCAACACATGGCGCTTCCGGTGCAAACCATCATGTTTTCTGTTCAATGCTGGAAACAGGCGATCGCATTGTCAGTATCATGCCGACCTATCAACAACTCTACTCCATCCCGGAATCTTTTCAAGCAAATGTTCAACTGTTGCATTTGAAAGCGGAAAACGGGTATCTCCCTGACCTTGAAGAATTGCGCCGTCTGGTCACTCCCGGCACCAAAATGATCTGCATTAACAATCCGAACAATCCAACCGGAGCGCTGATGAGCCGTGAGCTGCTTCAACAGATCGTGGAAATCGCACGCGCAGCAGATGCCTGGGTGCTGTGCGATGAAGTGTACCGGCATCTTACTCAGGCAGACGGTTGGTGTGAATCCATCGTAGATCTTTACGAAAAAGGGATTTCTGTTTCCAGCATGAGCAAGGTATTTTCACTTGCCGGGTTGCGTTTGGGCTGGATCGCTACGCGTGACAGGGATGTCGTGCGCGCCTGTCTGTCCCACAGGGATTATAACTTGATCAGCTGCGGGATGTTCGATGAAGCCGTCGCCGGGATTGCTTTGAGCCACTCAGAGCGGCTACTGGAGCGCAACCGTGGGATCGTGCGGGAAAACCTGGCCGTTTTGGACAACTGGGTACGGCAGCAAGCGCATGTATCCTATGTGAAACCGCAGGCTGGCACGACAGCTCTGGTCTATTACGATCTGGATTTGCCCAGCCGCATTTTCTGTGACGAGATGTACCATCAGACTGGTGCCTTTGTTACACCGGGTGAATGCTTTGAAATGGAATATTGTATGCGCATCGGTTATGCCTGTGACCCACAGGTGTTGAAA
Proteins encoded in this window:
- a CDS encoding transposon-transfer assisting family protein, with the translated sequence MFTNDEINLMCIYNTGTREGLIAELTQMRGYLGAAETELLALTDSALGKLRNMSDVEYAALDLLPDFDAESE
- a CDS encoding YodL domain-containing protein; its protein translation is MPEENKERLKEITDSIEQGIQNLFQSDRYAQYLRTMSRFHRYSVNNTMLIYMQKPDATLVAGFNKWRDQLSRNVMRGEKGIKIIAPTPFKKKIEEEKLDPDTRIPMRDADGNIIMEEKEIKIPMYKVVSVFDVSQTEGKPLPMLANDLTGNVKQYEIFMEALRRSSPVPFAFETMEPNTDGYFSEKDQRIAIRSGMSEVQTVSAAVHEITHATLHNYEQARLAAAKSDETAEPPKPKDRHTEEVEAESVSYAVCQYYGIQTGENSFGYIASWSRDKELPELRASLETINKTASGLITDIDRNFREVLKEYDPVLEQFAGDVYQYTASVMEPPFPLNSIEEEVPATVGDLKSGYGKDTRAAIFNAAKVEGAASPDELLRRLDEIEKIYPPRETEAIYLLDNAAYLYLKENEDGYGYTLYDKGSLRETASGFADEGVSSIQTAYQQALVLENLAPETSEKVPLDILRDIAAVHEQDVQEYIRKNNLSMGDHQNPVPEAQDAPTSSKEAGMLPDAPELALDEYPMPDSDLTVADLEACGYLDGDLLPLSKDRALELFEQDLTVYMIEDGGASMAFDPDEIQAHSGLFAVSREEWEENREFSAAIEDRMKHQEQREAAFLNTSQDAFAIYQVKGGDELRDIRFEPLSWLESKGVSVDHGNYDLAYTAPLTDTGITDEKLAVLWDRFNNDHPADYHRPSLSVSDIVALKQNGVVSCHYVDSFGFKEIPAFLKPENYLKNAEMSMEDDYDMIDGIIDNGKNPTVAELEQQAKSGQPISLLDLAEASRRENDEKKKSVVEQLRNQPVSREHKKAAPDRGAEMER
- a CDS encoding immunoglobulin, which translates into the protein MKLTKYERETIICYNEEETTASVYTHNKKLIQKLKRLSGKYPDKVKLERPEHRGAVSYLVPKRCVSVREPYSDRRREVDSLRAKTAKIRPPDRSIRSENK
- a CDS encoding aminotransferase → MQIKPFKVEEWMNAYEADARFNIAETCVDSVSLDELFSLTGEDKAAFLQQFCAKRLTYGDIEGAPLFRQGVCGLYKTIHPENIVPTHGASGANHHVFCSMLETGDRIVSIMPTYQQLYSIPESFQANVQLLHLKAENGYLPDLEELRRLVTPGTKMICINNPNNPTGALMSRELLQQIVEIARAADAWVLCDEVYRHLTQADGWCESIVDLYEKGISVSSMSKVFSLAGLRLGWIATRDRDVVRACLSHRDYNLISCGMFDEAVAGIALSHSERLLERNRGIVRENLAVLDNWVRQQAHVSYVKPQAGTTALVYYDLDLPSRIFCDEMYHQTGAFVTPGECFEMEYCMRIGYACDPQVLKDGLQAIDAYIEKKLAEGAAVRKELHHE